A single region of the Manihot esculenta cultivar AM560-2 chromosome 12, M.esculenta_v8, whole genome shotgun sequence genome encodes:
- the LOC110607478 gene encoding LOW QUALITY PROTEIN: homeobox-leucine zipper protein ATHB-40 (The sequence of the model RefSeq protein was modified relative to this genomic sequence to represent the inferred CDS: inserted 1 base in 1 codon) yields the protein MFPPTCPVLXTENTTHRKRERREKKKKKKEERVRSKEMTTTMNHSKVDQDHMALISQLYPGVYTQMVPQQGETKPRRRRRKNRGGENGVPGHKKRKLSAHQVNLLEVNFGNEHKLESERKDKLASELGLDPRQVAVWFQNRRARWKNKKLEEEYTKLKTAHESIVVEKCHLESEVLKLKEKLLEAEKEIQRLTERVDGVSSNSCSSLSMKAMNTPFLGEFGIEGYGDIFYMPEINYIHGMEWVNLYM from the exons ATGTTTCCTCCAACTTGTCCAGTCC TAACAGAGAACACTACCCatagaaagagagagaggagggaaaaaaaaaaaaaaaaaaaggaagagagaGTGAGAAGCAAAGAGATGACAACCACCATGAATCACAGCAAGGTTGATCAAGATCACATGGCTCTCATCTCTCAATTGTACCCTGGAGTATACACCCAAATGGTTCCCCAACAAG GCGAGACAAAGCCACGACGCAGGCGAAGGAAGAACAGAGGAGGAGAAAACGGAGTTCCTGGTCACAAGAAGAGGAAGCTCAGTGCTCATCAGGTTAATCTTCTTGAGGTGAATTTTGGTAATGAACATAAGCTGGAATCTGAGAGGAAAGACAAGCTTGCTTCAGAGCTTGGACTTGATCCCCGTCAAGTTGCTGTTTGGTTTCAGAACCGAAGGGCTCGTTGGAAGAACAAGAAGCTTGAAGAGGAGTACACTAAGTTGAAGACAGCCCATGAGAGTATTGTTGTTGAGAAATGCCACCTTGAATCTGAG GTTTTGAAGCTCAAAGAGAAACTTTTAGAAGCAGAGAAAGAGATTCAACGATTAACAGAACGTGTTGATGGAGTTTCAAGTAATAGCTGTAGTTCCCTGTCTATGAAAGCCATGAACACACCATTTCTTGGAGAATTTGGAATAGAAGGATATGGGGATATTTTTTACATGCcagaaattaattatattcatgGCATGGAATGggttaatttatatatgtaa